The DNA region TGATAAGTTTGTGGTGGCTGGACGGGGGATTGTTGTACGCGAGGCGCAGAAGCACAAGCTGTCATAAGCGCAAGGCAGAGTGCAAAGTAATGCCATGGCGAGTGGGTAATCATTCTCGATCTCCTGAATGAAGCTGACTGCTGACTGCGCCTATCATAAGGAAACTTTTGTTTTTGTCAATATATATCGCATGGAGAGGATTAGATCATGGCAATGCATTGTTTTGAGGGTGTACTTGATAGCACATCGGTTAATATAGGATTGACACTGGGGTCGGGACAGGTGTTTAGGTGGGGGCGAGATGTCGATGGTTGGTGGAAGGGTATTGCTTATGGCGTGGTTGTGCATCTGAGGCAAATGGGAGACCAGATCCAATATCGCGCGTCGTCTGAGCGGGTAGCTACATACTGCGGCGAGATGGCGATTGATGATTTTTTGAGATGGTATTTAAGGTTGGATCTCATGCCCGGGATCAGAGTGCCGCGAGGGGATACCTATTTGCGAAGGGCGCGGGATTTGTTGAAGGGGTTGCAATTTGTCCGCCAGGATCCATTCGAGTGTATTATTTCTTATGTTCTCTCGGTTCAAGCACATATGTCGTTGACCAAAAAGCGGATCGGATTTATTGCGAGAACGCTGGGTGAGAGACGGGTTTTTGAGGGCGAGACTTACTGGACATTTCCAGAACCGGAGGCCCTGTCTGAGTTGGACAGCGGATTTTACAGGCGTTACCGTTTTGGCTGGCGTTCGGAGCGGGTGGCTGAAACCGCGCAGTTTATCGCCAGGTCGGTGAGCGATGGGGCGGATTTGGATATCTGGCGGTGTATTTCTGATGATTTGTACGCGTTACCCGGTAGTGGGGTTGGTATTAAGGTGGCGCGGTGTATCGATTTGTTTGCACTGGATCGGCTCTATGCTGTTCCCGTTGATACCTGGGTGCGAAAATTTGCCCGAGAATGGTACGGTGTAACGGGTTCAGATGCGAAGATATGCCAGTGGGGTGAGGCGCGATGGGGCAAGTGGGCGGGCTATTGCAATGAGTATTTGTTCGCGTATTATCGCGAGTTGTATGGGCCAACGCTGTACGATCGGGTGCTTTCTTTTGATGCTTCTGATGAGGCTTCAGCGGTGATGCCGTTTGAGGATACGGGATGATTGTTTTTACTCTCTCGCGTATTTGGGATTGCCAAAGCCGTCGTTGACGATGTGTGATCGAGCGGGGATTTCAGATTTTTCGGGAATGATGAGATCCAGTTCGGTACTGTTTTCAACGATTGTGCCGTCGCCCACGCGCACGTGATCTCCAAGGATGATTTTTCCCGGGTCTCGGGAACCAGAGCGCACGGTGCCGAGTACGACCGACGATGCGATTTGACAGCCGGTGCCCGTTTCGACAAAGCCGTAGATGTCTGTGCCACTGCCAATTGTGGAGCGGTCGCCAATGACGACGGGTCCGAGCAAGGTGGCGTCTGTGCCAATTCTTACGAAATTGCCAATGGTGGGATGTCGTTGCCGCGCTCTTCCTGTCAGTCCACCGAGTGTGCAGGGATAGATGATGCACCCGTAGCCTATGACACCTGTTTGACCGGTTGTGAGGCCGCGGTGCGGGTGTTCGAGAAAGTTGGCGTCTGCAATGGTGGTTTCCGGGTGTAGGTCGGCCTGATAATAGCGCCCGCCGAGTTCTGAAATGGCACGGGGCAGGAGGGGGATGGGCGTGCAGTTAAAATTTTCGACCACGCCGGTTTGCGTGAGGGCATTGGCGATGTCGTGATAAAACAGGACGCGCCATCCGGGATAGGCACTGGCGACGAGTTGCATCTGATATGCGAAGACAGATTGCAGACCCTTTTCGGCGAGGAATGCTTCGTAGAGATCAAAGTCGCGCGCTTCAATGGCTTTGTCTATGACGGGTGCAAATGTGAGAGCGGCGAGGTCGCTGTCATCCAGATTGTGTAATTTGCGTGAATACGCATCCCACACGGCGGGGTCTTTGAGCGAGGCAAAGCGGTTCCAGAGTGCGCGGGTTTTGAGTTGGGGCAGTCGAGAAATGAGCGCGAAGGCCGATTGGAGTGCGGCGTCTTCTATCGGACCGTTTTCGTCCTGTGCAGCTTGAAGCGATTGGTAGATCATGGCGTAGAGCTGGTCGGCAATTTCTTCGATGTTTTCAGTCAGGGTCGCCTGCGCGGCCTGGGACGCATTGTGGGAGCCTGGTGCGACGCATTCGAGCATGTTGCCGAGGACGGTTTCGAGCAGGTCGCGGTTGACAAAACCGCGACCCGAACGCTGCGAGAGAATCCCGCGGTTGATGGGGTCAATGCGCAGAGCGGCAAGTTCTTCTGCTGTGTAAATCGGTCGAATTTGCTCGATTACTTTTTCGAGGAGCGGGCGTTTGCGGTTTGCATACGCGGCGTCGAATAAGGTGGTGTTGTTCAAAGAAAACCTCTTTTGCGAATCTACGAATCAGCGAATCTACGAATCAACGGCGGAGTTTGTAACAACTTTAGGTGGTTGGGTGGGGTTCGTCTATTCGTCTATTCGTTGTATTTAACTTCCGGTGGAGCGATAATGACGCACACCGATTTTCCATATTTGGAGAGTAATAATGAGAAATATAATGCAAATCATGGGTGCGACCCACTGCAAGATCGCGGGCAAGCCCATGGGGTCGCCGCGTTCGAGGATTGCCAATGCCGGTAGGTAATTTACACACGCGAGGGGTATGATGTAAGTAAAAAATTTGCGAAACCAGATGCGGTAGATGGGCAAAGGGTACTGTGCGGTCTCTACACCGCCATAGGTCATGGTGTTCATGAGTTCGAGAGATTCGGTGGTCCAAAACGCGATGGTGGCTTGAATGACCATGAGGCCGATAAAGAGGCAAGCACCGCCAAATATGGCGGTAAAGACGAGATAGATTTTTGGTACAGACCACGCGATGTCGAGGGTGTAGCTTGCCCAGGAGAAGACAGCGATGCCCTGGAGCAGACGGCCAACGCGGCGGAGGGTGAGTTCATAGCCCGCGAGTTGCAGGGCGGTGCTGCGGGGGCGAAGTAAGAGGCGGTCGAAGTCGCCGCTTTTGACCATGGTGCCGAATATGTCAAAGCCGCGCGAGGCAGCGTCGGCAAAGGCGAAGGAGATGTTGATGAGGCCGTAGAGAAAGGCCACTTCGGGGAGGGCCCAACCCTGGATGTGTTTGAATCGCGCGAAGAGGGAGGCAATGGCGAGAAATTCGATGCCGGTGGTGAGGAAATGTCCAAATGAGAGCATGATGAATGATGCGCGATATTGCATTTGGCTGCGGATAGATTGGCTGAGATAGTGCATGTAGAGGCGGAGCGCGTTGGCCATCGCATTATCCTCCTTGCGCGACGAGGCGGTGAATACCGCGGGTGATGATGAGGTGCCCGGCAGTGATCAGCGCAATCAGATAGGCGATTTGAAACGGCAGGTGATACCAGATTTGTTCTGGTGGGATGTGGCCTATGTAGAATCGGAAGGGGATGTCCATGAGGTATCGAAATGGGAGGATGTTGATGGCTGTCTGTGCCCAGTCGGGAAAAAAGAGCAAGGGGATGATGATGCCACTAAAGAGCCAGGTCAAGCTACTCAGGAGTACGCCCAGGCCCTCGCCAGATATGGTCCACAGGAGGGCAATGGTCAGGAGATTGGTGATGGCTGCGCTGATGAGGACGGCAAAGAGCATCGATACGAGCCAGGCACATGTAGCCGAGATATTGGGAGGCATTTGCAGGTTGAAGAAGAGACTGGCTGTGATGAACATGGGGAGGGCGCGAAAGACGCCGGGCGCAGTGCGTTGCGCTATGGCGCGGCTGTACCAGAAGAAATACAGGTTGGTCGGGCGCACGAGTTCATAGACGACATTGCCCGAACGCACCATGGCGCGCACGTCGGGGTCGGCACCCTGGTAGGGAATGATAACGAGAAATGCCTGGCCGAGCCATATATAGGTGATGACTTCATCGGCGGTCATGGGTTGTGGCGCAGTGGTTGATCTGTAGAAGGCTTCAAAGATCATGACGCGGATGAGGCCCCAGAAGAGTTGGGTGCCGAATCCCGCGAATGCCGCAGCGCGGTATTGCAAGAGCGTGCGAAATCTGGCGGAGAGTACGGCTATGTACGGTTTGATGGCCAGCGATGATGTGCGGTTAGCGATTTTCGGCATAGAGACGCGAGATGATTTCTTCGATGGGGGTGTTTTCGACAAAGAGGTCGCGCACGGGGTGTTGCGCCGTGATGCGGGCGATTAAATCGGCCGTGGCAACGCGGTCGGGGTCAAATGTGAGATGTACGCGGTGTCCGTCGCGCAATACGACAGATGCGTCGGGGTCGGTGATGTCTTCTGTGCCTTCGAGATCGACGATGAGGCGGCGCTCTGTGGTGACGCGAGCGCGAAGGTTTTCGAGCGGGCCATCGGATAGTATCTGGCCCTGTCCGATGACCATTACCCGCGTGCAGAGGGCTTCGATGTCGTCCAGGTCGTGGGTGGTGAGGATGACGGTGACATCGCGCTCCTGGTTGAGGCGTTTGATGAAGTCGCGCACGGCGAGTTTGGAGACGATGTCGAGGCCAATGGTCGGTTCGTCTAAGAAGAGGATTGATGGACGGTGTATGAGGGCAGCGGCGAGGTCACAGCGCATGCGCTGGCCCAGGCTGAGCTGACGCACGGGTATGTCGAGGAGTGATTCGAGGTTGAGTATAGCGATCATTTCATCGCGGGTTTGCGCATATTGGTGATGGTCGACGCGATAGATGTCGCGGAGCAGGTCAAAAGATTCGATGACGGGCAGGTCCCACCACAACTGCGTGCGTTGCCCAAAGACCACGCCGATTTGTGCGACGTGGGCGATGCGTTCTTTCCAGGGGATGCGGCCGAGGATTTCACAGCGACCAGTATCGGGAACGAGGATGCCGGACAATACTTTGACTGTGGTGGATTTGCCCGCACCATTGGGACCGATATAACCGATGAGTTCGCCGGGTTCAATGGTGAAGGAGATGCCGTCGAGGGCCGTTATCTGGCGGTAGCTGCGGTGCATGACGCCGCGCAGCGCACCCCACACACCGGGCTGGCGCTGGGCAATTTGGAAGGTTTTGACGAGGTTTTCGACAATGATGTGGGGCATGGTTGGGGATTGAGGGCTTGATGGCCAGGCACAGGCGCACTTCTACATTTCACTTTTATAAGACAGGTATCTCGGCAAGTGTGTTTTGGTTTGTGGGAATTTTTTTAACTGGACGAATCCCGCGAGATGTGGTTTTGCATGAAAATAGCGTGCCCGATTCTGTATGTACGAATCGGGCACGCGCTTTTGTAGGGATGGCGTCCAAAGTTCTATTGTGTGGTCTGGTAATACGGGTTGGTGCCTTCGGCGTGGTCTGTTATATCTCGGATATTTGCGATTTCGGGGACGGCTTCTTTGATCATGACTTCCACGCCTTGTTTGAGGGTGACATCGACCATCCCACAGCCCTGGCATCCGCCGCCAAATTGGAGAAAGGCCGTGTCTTCTTTTACATCGACCAGTGATACGTGACCGCCGTGTGCGGCAATGCCCGGGTTGATTTTTTCGTCGATTACCATTTGGATTTTTTCGGCCACGCTGCCTTTGAGGTGCGGGGGCACTTTGTGCGGGTTGTCAATTTTGAAGCCGCGTCCCATCAGGCCATCGACAAAATCGAGTGTGATGTCCTGGGCATAAGGCACGCTGTTTTCGTCGATGTAAATTTTGAAGCCGTCGTAGGATATCGCGGTGTCGCGGTCGGTGTCCTGTCCTTCGGCCACGAAAGCGAGGCGGTAATTGGCCTGCAGAGGCGATGTTGCCTCGGCGGTGATGCGCACGCCTGTAATCACCTGTTCTTGCTCGTTTATCAAGCGGGTGATTTCTGTTTGTGCAACGTCTGTGACGGTGATGTCCATGGGGTTTCTCCTGTGTCAATTACGGCATTGTGACTTGTAAGAGTTCGTCTGCTTTGTGCGCGAGATGATTTTCGAGCTGGTGCCCATCTCCCATCAGGTCTTGCAATGTAATGCGGTCGAGCATCTGGTCAACCACAAATTGGATGGCGTTCCATAGGGAGCGAATTGAGCAATCGACAGCATGTGTGCAGCAGGCTTCATAGCCGGTGTGTTCATCGCAAAAGCCGTCGTTGAAGAATGGGTCGCCGAGGGCACCGAGCACATCGGAGATCAGGATTTCACTGGCGGGACGAGCCAATTTATACCCGCCGGCTTGACCGCGTACACTTTCGACGAGGTCGCCCAGGCGCAAGAGGCGGACGAGTTTGCCGACATGGGCGGTGGATAATCCTTCGGCGCGGCTGATTTCGGGAATCGAAATGCTGCCGCCGGTTTCAGATGCGCGCTGTGCTACCTGCATGAGACAGCGGAGGCCGTATTCTTCTTGTGTGCTCAATTTCATAAAAGAACCTTTTCATTGAGAGATATTGTCAAAACATGCCCAATTCGAGTTTGGCCGCTTCTGACATGCGTTCTGGCGTCCAGGGAGGGTCGAATACGAGGTCGAGTTTGACATCGTAAACGCCTTCGGCAGATCGGGCTGCGGATTCGACCTGTCCGGGCAAAATACCCGCGGCGGGACAGTTGGGGGCAGTGAGTGTCATTTGGACGTAGGTATTGCCGTCTTCTTCCACGTTGATCTCGTAGATGAGGCCCAGTTCGTAAATGTCAACAGGGATTTCTGGATCATATACAGTTTTGAGTGCTTTTACGATTTTTTCTTTTACGGCTTCGGTGTCGATGGGGCCTTCTGGCGGGGATTTTTCGGGCGGTGATTCCGGGGCTTCAATATTGTGAATTTCCTCAGTATGGTCGGAATCATCGCTGGATTCAGATGTGTCTTTGCGGAAGATGTTCAGGAGGCTCATGTGTCATCTCTTTCTGTTGTTATGGGGGTTTGGACATTGTCTATGGCTGCCCGGAGCGCGTGCCACGATAGGGTCGCGCATTTGATGCGGGTGGGATAGTCGCGCACGCCGGCAAAAACAAATAGTTTGCCCATCTGGTCGAGGTCGAGATTGCTGGATGGGTCGGTGAGCATCGCATGAAAGTCTTTGAAATAGGTTTCTGTTTCGCAGAGGGTTTTGCCTTTGATGGTTTCGGTCATTAAAGAAGCCGATGCTTTGGAAATGGCGCATCCCGAACCCTGAAAGCCAATGTCTTTTATGCGGTCGCCGTGGAGTTGGAGATAGATCTGTACTTTATCGCCGCAAAGGGGATTATAGCCTTTGGCAAAGCGGTCTGCTGGATCGAGTACGCGAAAATTTCTGGGGTTTTTGTTGTGATCCAGAATGAGTTGCTGGTAGAGTTCGCGCAAATCTGACATCAGCCAAAAATCTTTCGCACGGTGTGAAGGCCAGAGACCAGCGCGTCAATGTCTTCACGCGTGTTGTAAAATGCCAGGGAAGCGCGCGTTGCTGCGGGTATGTCGTAGTGTTTCATAATGGGTTGCGCGCAGTGGTGCCCAGCGCGAACTGCGACGCCGGCCTGGTCGAGAATGGTGCCCACATCGTGGGGGTGAATATCGGCGAGGGTAAATGAGAGCACGCCTACTTTGCGCTCGGCTGTGCCGATCAGGTTGAGGTCCGGCACGCCGCGCAGTGCGTCGTGTGCGTATTCCAGCAGATTGGCTTCGTATTTTGTCGCGCCATCAAAGTCGATGCTGTTGAGGTAATCAATGGCGGCTCCCAGGCCAATACTGCCCGCGATATTGGGCGTTCCCGCTTCAAATTTGTTGGGTAAGTTTCCGTACGTAATACTGTCAAAGTCAACGCTCTGGATCATGCTGCCCCCACCCTGGTAGGGCGGCATGGTATCGAGGTATGTTTCGCAGCCGTACAGGACGCCAATGCCTGTAGGTGCAAACATTTTGTGTCCCGAAAAGGTATAGAATTCACAGCCGAGGGCGCGGAGATCCACGCGCTGATGGGGCACGGCTTGTGCGCCGTCGATATGTACGGGCACGCCGTGGGCGTGTGCGATTTGCACCATTTTTTTTACGGGATTGACTGTGCCGAGGACATTGGAGATGTGTACGATGGAGACGAGTTTTGTGCGAGGGGAGAAAAGGGTTTGATATGTGTCCATGCAGAGTTCGCCCCGGTCGTTCATGGGGATGACGCGCAGTTTGGCTCCCTTTTCCCGGCAGAGCATCCACCAGGGGACGATGTTGGAATGGTGCTCCATTTCGGTGATGATGATTTCGTCGCCCTCGCCGATTTGATCGCGTCCAAAGGTTTGTGCAATGAGGTTGATGCCTTCGGTGGTTCCGCGCACAAAGATGATTTCTCTGTCTGAGGCCGCGTTGATAAAGGTCGCCACCTTTCTTCTGGCGGCTTCATAGGCATCGGTCGCTATTTGCGAGAGGTGGTGTACGCCTCTGTGTACATTGGCATTCTGGTCGGTGTAATAATGCGAGAGGGCATCGATGACTGCGCGGGGTTTTTGCGCTGTGGCGCCATTGTCGAGGTACACGAGCGGTCGGCCCTGCACTTGTTGGCCCAGAATGGGAAAGTCCGCGCGAATGCGGCGCACGTCAAAGGGCGGTGCTGGACGCACAACTGGCTCGGGCGGTTGGAGCGTTAAGATGTCCAGAGGCGAATTCATGCGATGTCCTTTGCATCGATGTGTTCGAGGCGGGTGTCGATTAAGTCGCTCAGGTGCGACCGCACGGGGGCAAGGGTCACGCGCCCGATAATGTCATCGGCAAAAGCGCGGAGCAAAATTTGCTTTGCCTCGGTTTTGGGGATGCCGCGCGCTTGCAGGTAAAAGAGCGCGTTTTCGTCGAGTTGGCCTATTGTTGCGCCATGCGAACACTTGACTTCGTCGGCGTAGATTTCGAGCTGGGGCTTGGTGTTGACGCGCGCGTTGTCCGAAAGCAGAATATTTTCGTTTTGCT from Gemmatimonadota bacterium includes:
- a CDS encoding NifU family protein, with amino-acid sequence MDITVTDVAQTEITRLINEQEQVITGVRITAEATSPLQANYRLAFVAEGQDTDRDTAISYDGFKIYIDENSVPYAQDITLDFVDGLMGRGFKIDNPHKVPPHLKGSVAEKIQMVIDEKINPGIAAHGGHVSLVDVKEDTAFLQFGGGCQGCGMVDVTLKQGVEVMIKEAVPEIANIRDITDHAEGTNPYYQTTQ
- a CDS encoding DNA glycosylase; the encoded protein is MAMHCFEGVLDSTSVNIGLTLGSGQVFRWGRDVDGWWKGIAYGVVVHLRQMGDQIQYRASSERVATYCGEMAIDDFLRWYLRLDLMPGIRVPRGDTYLRRARDLLKGLQFVRQDPFECIISYVLSVQAHMSLTKKRIGFIARTLGERRVFEGETYWTFPEPEALSELDSGFYRRYRFGWRSERVAETAQFIARSVSDGADLDIWRCISDDLYALPGSGVGIKVARCIDLFALDRLYAVPVDTWVRKFAREWYGVTGSDAKICQWGEARWGKWAGYCNEYLFAYYRELYGPTLYDRVLSFDASDEASAVMPFEDTG
- a CDS encoding SUF system NifU family Fe-S cluster assembly protein — encoded protein: MMSDLRELYQQLILDHNKNPRNFRVLDPADRFAKGYNPLCGDKVQIYLQLHGDRIKDIGFQGSGCAISKASASLMTETIKGKTLCETETYFKDFHAMLTDPSSNLDLDQMGKLFVFAGVRDYPTRIKCATLSWHALRAAIDNVQTPITTERDDT
- a CDS encoding ABC-2 family transporter protein, with the protein product MANALRLYMHYLSQSIRSQMQYRASFIMLSFGHFLTTGIEFLAIASLFARFKHIQGWALPEVAFLYGLINISFAFADAASRGFDIFGTMVKSGDFDRLLLRPRSTALQLAGYELTLRRVGRLLQGIAVFSWASYTLDIAWSVPKIYLVFTAIFGGACLFIGLMVIQATIAFWTTESLELMNTMTYGGVETAQYPLPIYRIWFRKFFTYIIPLACVNYLPALAILERGDPMGLPAILQWVAPMICIIFLIITLQIWKIGVRHYRSTGS
- a CDS encoding ATP-binding cassette domain-containing protein, with the translated sequence MPHIIVENLVKTFQIAQRQPGVWGALRGVMHRSYRQITALDGISFTIEPGELIGYIGPNGAGKSTTVKVLSGILVPDTGRCEILGRIPWKERIAHVAQIGVVFGQRTQLWWDLPVIESFDLLRDIYRVDHHQYAQTRDEMIAILNLESLLDIPVRQLSLGQRMRCDLAAALIHRPSILFLDEPTIGLDIVSKLAVRDFIKRLNQERDVTVILTTHDLDDIEALCTRVMVIGQGQILSDGPLENLRARVTTERRLIVDLEGTEDITDPDASVVLRDGHRVHLTFDPDRVATADLIARITAQHPVRDLFVENTPIEEIISRLYAENR
- a CDS encoding cysteine desulfurase, which encodes MNSPLDILTLQPPEPVVRPAPPFDVRRIRADFPILGQQVQGRPLVYLDNGATAQKPRAVIDALSHYYTDQNANVHRGVHHLSQIATDAYEAARRKVATFINAASDREIIFVRGTTEGINLIAQTFGRDQIGEGDEIIITEMEHHSNIVPWWMLCREKGAKLRVIPMNDRGELCMDTYQTLFSPRTKLVSIVHISNVLGTVNPVKKMVQIAHAHGVPVHIDGAQAVPHQRVDLRALGCEFYTFSGHKMFAPTGIGVLYGCETYLDTMPPYQGGGSMIQSVDFDSITYGNLPNKFEAGTPNIAGSIGLGAAIDYLNSIDFDGATKYEANLLEYAHDALRGVPDLNLIGTAERKVGVLSFTLADIHPHDVGTILDQAGVAVRAGHHCAQPIMKHYDIPAATRASLAFYNTREDIDALVSGLHTVRKIFG
- a CDS encoding Rrf2 family transcriptional regulator, giving the protein MKLSTQEEYGLRCLMQVAQRASETGGSISIPEISRAEGLSTAHVGKLVRLLRLGDLVESVRGQAGGYKLARPASEILISDVLGALGDPFFNDGFCDEHTGYEACCTHAVDCSIRSLWNAIQFVVDQMLDRITLQDLMGDGHQLENHLAHKADELLQVTMP
- a CDS encoding SUF system Fe-S cluster assembly protein; amino-acid sequence: MDTEAVKEKIVKALKTVYDPEIPVDIYELGLIYEINVEEDGNTYVQMTLTAPNCPAAGILPGQVESAARSAEGVYDVKLDLVFDPPWTPERMSEAAKLELGMF